A stretch of DNA from Methylosinus sp. LW4:
ACGACCGTCGGGCGCTCGGCGCGGCCGGCGCGCAGATAGACGGTCTTCAGATGATCGAGGCCGAGCAGCTGAAGCACGGTCGCATGCAGATCATAGGTGTCCACGGGATTTTCGACCGTCTTCAGGCCGATCTCATCGGTCGCGCCATAGGTGAGGCCGTGCTTCAAGCCGCCGCCGGCGAGCCATTGCGTGTAGCCCCACGGGTTATGATCGCGACCGTCGCCGCTCTGGCCATAGGAGGTGCGGCCGAATTCCGAGGTCCACACGATCAGCGTCTCGTCCAGCAGACCGCGCGCCGCGAGATCGGCCAGCAGGCCGGCGATCGGCTTGTCGATCGCCCGCGTGTTGGCGCCGTGGTTCTCCTCGAGCTTGCGATGCGCGTCCCAGTTCTTATTGTCGTCGGTGATGCCGTCGACCGGACCGGACACGACCTGGATGAAGCGCACGCCGCGCTCGACCAGCCGACGGGCGCGGAGCAGCGCCGTGCCATAGTCCTTGGTGGCGTCATTATCGAGACCGTAAAGCGCCTTGGTGGCCGCCGTCTCCTTGGAGAGATCGACTGCTTCCGGCGCCGAGCTCTCCATGCGATAGGCGAGCTCATAGGAGCGCGTGCGCGCCTGCAGCTCGGTGTCGGACGGAAGCGCGCCGGACTTGTGCTCATTGAGCTTCTGCAACAG
This window harbors:
- a CDS encoding DUF1501 domain-containing protein, which translates into the protein WITYALGSANPDLPPYVVLYSGKREPRGGSVNWSSGFLPAVYQGTAFRPGASPILNLDKPELIAAAQQRDNLDLLQKLNEHKSGALPSDTELQARTRSYELAYRMESSAPEAVDLSKETAATKALYGLDNDATKDYGTALLRARRLVERGVRFIQVVSGPVDGITDDNKNWDAHRKLEENHGANTRAIDKPIAGLLADLAARGLLDETLIVWTSEFGRTSYGQSGDGRDHNPWGYTQWLAGGGLKHGLTYGATDEIGLKTVENPVDTYDLHATVLQLLGLDHLKTVYLRAGRAERPTVVYGKVVGDILA